The following nucleotide sequence is from Zea mays cultivar B73 chromosome 1, Zm-B73-REFERENCE-NAM-5.0, whole genome shotgun sequence.
AACAGTGTCATCTCCAGGGTAACCACCGTATGGCAAACGGTTTAactcgaagacccgattcaagcGAACATTGGACCCTTGGATATCCCAACTTTGCAGACTCTCCATCCTCAGCGCATACCGCCCCACAATCCTCACAGCCCCATCCTCCACTTCACGAACGAACGCGGCTGGGTCTCGGCCGTGCAGATCCAAAGAGAAGgccggacttcgcaccagctgctGGCCCAAagtaggcatctggcgagggcatacttcgcccagcaccCAGCCATGTGCCAGGGGCCACACTCCATAACCaataaactcctcaaccaaatcacgcccgctgctcATGTGGGCAGCGCACCGGAGGGCTCcttcgtcctcatcatcctccgccacctcaaattgTGGGAATGCCACATAACAATGGGAGCACATCACGACCGCGGGGAGCCCTGGGAGGTCTTCGACTTCGCTTCctaaaacataaaaccaataatcccACCAGTTGCTCCACTTATTGCGAGCACAGGGAACTAACTCCACGACTTTCGCCGAAGTCTTTCCGGTCCTCGgcgtgaaggtgcacgatccaaactgtgcaatcttttTTCCAATCTTTCTTTTTTGCCAATGTAGACAGTtattcttggcgaagacctctacgGAAGGCTGACCACCGTATGAAGtcaccgcccagacatacttcgccagggccaccacggcgtaggtgtcaactggtggacctggacctcaaacctctgcaggacctccgccacaaaACGATGCGCAGGTAGGCGAAGGCCGGCAACGAAGAACGCCTCAAACACCACTAACTCACCCTCAGGCTCGGGAATCTCTTCCGCCCCCGGGACGCGCCCAACACCGTCcccaaaataccccaactgctgcatgtcctgcacgcgaaccgaggaaatcctcgaaatGCCGAACTCCACCGTGTGGCCTGGCTGTAACTCCACCACCGCCAAATAGCTCAAGGTATCTTCGGATGACGAATCGGCCGGCGGCGCATTTgcagcagatgaggaagaagatgacatcgctacgtaccatcggcggTGGCGTGCGGTTTGCTTGAcgtgggccagatctccgatggaGAGGAaccaggagggcaggcgagcgggtgAGCGGTTTCAAGTGTTTAGGGTTTTCCGGCGCACACAAAGGTGAGAGTCAGCCTGCGCCGCGACGCCCTTTTTATACATACGATGCGACGCTTCGgggaacccgcagtccaacagtgccaCGTCCATCAAAGGTCACATAaaaaacccccgcgggaccacttcgagcgagggcagcgtctccaccatctagcgacgtcttcggcaccagatgactcaatcgaactggtccctcggagggcaaatgttggggcgaaggcaaagacgctacccttcgcgcgAAGCCTTCGTCGCCTCGCTACACCAACGAAGGCGAGATGATCGACACGGTTGCCCTTCGTCCTCTccattgcaagacgaaggccagaCTCCAACGAAGTCTGCTAATCCCGCGTGTTCATCTCGCCCGGAGGCTCACGTGGAATTCagcccactgtaacgggccccaCGTGGacaagcgtgttacgggcctaatctgtaatagcttttctgtaatgacggttTGTAACCTCCCTTtctgggaatattctagggataaactGGGTACCCGAGGGCATAAACATCCTTGCCTTGGGACGTTGGCcgctcgagtacctataaatacacccatacagtgcccttgagaggccagattaacaaagCAATTGCCATCCCTCGTTAAACCTTGCTAGCACTCtttccactcccccgttggatccacttgcctaggagagcaagttccacaaacgaggatgagagagagtgaatacaatccagcgtgaacagtacgggggtactgttcatctatttataggcacgcgacgcagcccgggtaaaattacatccatgtccttgaacATTAGTTTACAAGCAGCTTAAACTAAGAAGGTCTAACTAGTCctttttccttctttgcttggCTTGAACCGAAGTTACTGAGCTTCGACATTCCGCAATGTTGCTTCTTCGCCGAAtattcgtcttgaggaccttcggcagagtagaagacccccaacagtggtGATATAGCAAGATCTTGTAGCATATAGTTTCACGCAAAAACTGAGCTAGCATACCCTTGGTATGCATGAAAATTATGTTTCTATATATTTGATCATTAGTGTAACTTGTGAATTTGATAAATTCAAATATATAAGTCCATTTGTATTTAGTGTTCTCAATAAAAAATCACAACATACGTTGTATACAACTCAAGTCACTACATGACTTGAAACAAATAGTCAGGTTTATTGTGGTACAACCAACTAGGTTAGTTTCTTCACCTGAAGAGTTACTCACAACCACGATGAATGCATGTGTGTTTGTATCAAAATACCATTTGAGTTTTCGATCATCTACGATCACACACATTAAATCATGCAATTATCTTAATACGATGTTTGAGAAGATGGTTAGATAAAACTGAATTATGTTTTTACAACATAGGTATATATCTTAGTCTAGCAATATCCAATGAAATTGGGCACCATATGTATAAACATTGGTCATTTACTTTCTAAAATATATCAGTGTCCATTTTGAACCTAGGATTAAACCTTTGTGCCATCAAAGCACATATGTATCTTGCAAATTGTAACATCCTTGTATTGCATTTGTACATACTTGCTAGGTTAAAATAGTGCATCTCAAATAATTTCATTTGGCTGAAGAAAGATATACATTGATATCTATGTGGTACTAAAGGACATTGACTTGTCATTAAATAAGTTAAGTTATGATCATGGTGGGATATGGAGATACTAGCAAATTAATCCTCATAAAGGATGTCGGATTATAGATTGGTCTATGTGGTAGAATTCTCATAGGAGTCATTATATACTCTAATGATTATTTCTACATATCATTCCGAAATCTAACATGTGCATGTATGACTTAGCTGAGTGTTAAATTATGATTCCATTAAATCATAAGCCATTATATATCAAGATGATGGTGTTTGTATTGCTTGGATGCAAATAGGTTATGTGCATACAATATCACTATATTGTCCACAAATTGCTTTATCCTCATGTATTGTAATACATTTGAGTAATAAATAGCTTACAAATACTTTGCAAGTTTATTCACGAAGTCTCTACCAATTTTCACACTTTTTCTCATATAaaagtttttaatgaggcaatATCAATACAAGAATATATGCCATATCCCCTAATTTCCCCATCCAGGTTTTTGAAGGAGATATTCAAGACATATCATGTCTTCTCCCCTCAATGGGTTTTCAAAAAGAATATTAAAGACATGTATTGATAAACTCTTATGGGTTTGTGATTGGGCAATAACAATATATGCCACATTAATTTTCCCTTATTTTATCACTAGGTTTAAAGAGTTTTAGTGGCATATCGGTTTTTAGAGGaattaattaatacaaaatacatGTTGTATCGTTTTTAGTTTTTCCCACTTTTTCTCCGTAGTACATATATCAAATTAAATACTTTCAAAGGTAATCTCAGAAATGGATTCGAACAAGGGAGGGTGTCGGTAAACAAAGAAAAATATGATCTCATCCACCTCATCAATTCAGGAGGAAAGCACAAACACAAAATCAATGGAGGGCATTAAACAAGATCAAAGGCTATTAGTAAACAGGAATATGCATATCATCCGAAGGGACACGTCCCTTCAACATGTATAAATATATACTACTTCCATTGTCAAATATTTGTTGTTCACTAATTTATTTTTTAACTAAAaggtgacaaataaaaaagaatagAGATAATACTAACCATCAATGAAAATTGCAAGAGTTTTCATTTCCGGTTTCCTTTGCGACATTTCTCCAAAACACGCAACGCAACACTCGCCTCGTCAGCCCACTCCAGTCTCTCCAAACAAACCAACCAAACGACACACACATGGGCACCTGGCTCGCTGCCCATCAACTCAGCTCCTCCCCCTGCGGTCACGTACCGGTCGTCTCCACAGCGAGGAAAAGAGCTAGCCGATCGATGAAGCTGACGATCCCGGACGAGGTgcgcgccaaggcggaggtgtacGTGGGCGATGCGGCGGGGCAGGGGAAGATGCGGCTCCTCCAGGAGACGGGCCTCTCCCAGCGGCCTGCTCCCGCTGCGTGACATCATCGAGTGCGGCTACGTCGAGGAGACGGGCTTCGTGTGGCTCAGGCAGCCCCGCAAGGTGGACCACTACTTCTCCAAGGCCGGCAGGCACGTCATGTACGGCGCCGAGGTGTCGGCGGTCGGCGACAAGGGCCGGCTCAGGAAGATCACGGGGGTCAAGGCCAAGGAGATGCTGCTGTGGATGACGCTCCACGAGATCTGCGTCGAGGAACTGCACTGCAAGGCCATCGAGGGACTGTCCAGTAGCTTCCCCGTCGAGGCCTTCGATCGACGTGGTGGGTAAGGACTAAGGAGGGgcgaggaggaggaagaagaagaaacggCTGAGGAGGACACAGCAAAGACGCCAACAACTGATGGATCGCGTTCTGCAACGTCTGAACTCTGAAGAGATTAATAAAGTAGTGCTAGCCGCTATATGGTATTGGTAACACTGCATGATCCGCTCCGTTCCGCGCTAGCCCACCAGGCTTGGCGGCGGCAGGATCCACGAGTCGCCAAAGATGAAGTGGATGCCGGTGAAGGGCTTGGCCTGGGCGTCGTTGAGCACGAGCGACCAGCCGATCCGCTTGTGCGGCAGCGCGCCGGGGCCCGAGCACATGTACTCGCCGTAGTAGATGCCGCTCTTCTCGGGCCTCTCGATCCTCCAGCCGTCCCAGCCGACGGGCACCACCTCCTTGCCCATGGTGGTGTAGGAGTACACCACCCGGGAGGAGTCGCCCCAGGCGCGGCCAAGGTAGATCTGGCCGGCGCCCGTGCCGGCGATCCGGCACCGGAGGAAGGAGAAGCCGCTCTCGATGGCGCCCGCTATGCTCTTGGTCCGCTGCTGCGCCGTCACCACCGCCACCTGCTTCGTCACCGACATGATGGCGCAGTCCTCGTACAGGGACCGCCCGAAGCCGAAGATGAAGTCCACGCTGCCCTGGATGTGGCACGACTTGAAGTAGTGCAGGCCCTTGTGGTCGTACAGCGTGTCCTGCCCACCCTCGATCGTGCAGTCGTAGAATGCCGCCTTGGTGCCGAACACCCGCAGCGCCACCGCCTGCCCGCCCTCTTGCCCCGGCGCAGCCATCGGCGCGTGGTTCTACTACGTACGTACGTTCACAGCATATATATGCGAGTAACGCAACGCAATGCATATATGCATCGTCGATCGATGGTGAACGAAGATAGAAACGATCGACGCACGCACCCTGAAGACGATGCCGGAGGCCATGAAGTAGTCCGACTCCACCGCCACCGTGGCACTGCCGACGGTGCCGACGGGCTTGCCGTCCTTGCCGTGGGTCGCCGCCCTGTCGTCCCACATGATCACCGGGGGGTTCTTGGGGTTGCCCAAGAACGTGATGAACGGCTTCGTGTACGGGACCAGCACCTTCTCTCTGCATGCCAACGCAATATGCTGCATGCAATTTTTTTTTTATTAGACAAGAGTAAGTCTTCATCAAAATCACCTGTAGGTGGCCGTCCTGATGTCGAGGATGACCCTCCTCTTGTTCCCCTCCGGCACGGCCCTGACGGCCTCGTTGATGGTCCTGAACTTGCCCTTGCCGTCGGGGCTCACCACGTACCGTACCACCATGCCCTGCGCCACCAGCAGCTGCGGATCCCACACCTTGCCCGCCGACCCGTACATGTGCTCATTGCTCACGTTGCTGTACAGCTCCACGTTCTCGGTCACGAACTCGACGAAGCTGCCAGCACCGCCGTCGACCGCCGGCACCTTTACGTTGGTCCCGCCGCCGTCGATGGCCACCGAGCTGGACGAGGATGCAACCGAGACGAAACATGGTTGCAGCAGGACTATCGCAACAAGAGCAACGACGACATGCGGAGGACGACGGCAGTTTTGATGCCCCATGGCGACAGAAAGAGATCAGAGTAGAGTTTCTTCTACACGATAGTAATTATTCCGCTCTATTTTGGCAATTATTGAGCCAATGGAATTCTGAGGCATGCATTTTGTTCATAGGTTTGGAGTGATGAGAATGGGAGGATGCATGCAGGAGGAGCTAGCATTCATTTTTGTTGGCCGGTTCTTGTTCATCCTTGTACAATTCAGCATGCATCGCCTCACCTGCCTCCTGATTATTTTTAGCTATGGCTTCATTGAGGGAGTAGTAGTAGTCGACTTCTTTTTTTTTGGTTTATGTGTGTTGAAAAAAATAAATGTGAACTTTATTATTTGAACAAGGAGGACCAAAGAAGAACATTTTTTTGAGAGAGTACAAGGACGTCGAATATAATTAATGCACACCACTACATAGGAGGCAACTAGAGATAAACTCCAAAGTGAGGCACCGGGTGTTAATCTTGGGATCGAATCCACACCCGACCGCTCACGTAAAGAAGGGGTAATTTAATCCGCAAACCCAAAATCTGACGGGTACCCAACCCGATCGACAGGTGCAGGTACGGGTGAAAATTTTGACCCGCGGTTGCAACCCACACCCAACCCGAAGTTTTGTGGGTATGAGTGCAGGTTTTCACATCCGACCCCGAAATttagtttattatttatttgtgcAAAAAAGATTAAGATACAACGGTAATTATTTTGAATAAGTAACTTTGGTCAATGATTCACAAAATGTTTTGTTGTTGCCCAATATAAGAAGACTTAAAATATGTAGATATAACTCAATTATTGTCGGAACTTAATTGCTTATAGTTGAATTATTGTTTAAAAGTGCACATTGAGTAAAAACCTGCGGGTGACC
It contains:
- the LOC103639495 gene encoding putative pectinesterase 63 gives rise to the protein MGHQNCRRPPHVVVALVAIVLLQPCFVSVASSSSSVAIDGGGTNVKVPAVDGGAGSFVEFVTENVELYSNVSNEHMYGSAGKVWDPQLLVAQGMVVRYVVSPDGKGKFRTINEAVRAVPEGNKRRVILDIRTATYREKVLVPYTKPFITFLGNPKNPPVIMWDDRAATHGKDGKPVGTVGSATVAVESDYFMASGIVFRNHAPMAAPGQEGGQAVALRVFGTKAAFYDCTIEGGQDTLYDHKGLHYFKSCHIQGSVDFIFGFGRSLYEDCAIMSVTKQVAVVTAQQRTKSIAGAIESGFSFLRCRIAGTGAGQIYLGRAWGDSSRVVYSYTTMGKEVVPVGWDGWRIERPEKSGIYYGEYMCSGPGALPHKRIGWSLVLNDAQAKPFTGIHFIFGDSWILPPPSLVG